A single region of the Brachypodium distachyon strain Bd21 chromosome 3, Brachypodium_distachyon_v3.0, whole genome shotgun sequence genome encodes:
- the LOC100826984 gene encoding metalloendoproteinase 3-MMP: MGAPTSPLPVLLATAAAILLALVASPAAAFPAGLPEPPLFPNPWSAFQNLSGCHMGEERAGLGKLKDYLSHFGYLPEPSSSFSDAFDADLEAAIATYQRNFGLNTTGALDPSTVSQMLAPRCGVADVINGSSTMDRSSNATSASARGRHLYAYFPGGPSWPPFRRELRYAITASSAISIDKAALSGVFERAFARWAAATTLRFAEAESAADADITIGFYAGAHGDGEAFDGPLGTLAHAFSPTDGRFHLDAAEAWAVSGSGGDDSSGGPGSASVDLESVAVHEIGHLLGLGHSSVQGAIMYPTIRTGTRKVELRQDDVEGIQSLYGSNPDFKGGVAPTSPSTSSRETDSSLGAVGARPGIVSGGVGGVVVAVGLLLLQMLLTL, translated from the coding sequence ATGGGCGCGCCCACGTCTCCTCTGCCTGTCCTCCTTGCTACAGCGGCTGCGATATTGTTAGCGCTCGTCGCCTCGCCGGCTGCGGCGTTCCCGGCCGGCTTGCCAGAGCCCCCGTTGTTCCCGAACCCGTGGTCGGCGTTCCAGAACCTCTCCGGCTGCCACATGGGCGAGGAGCGGGCAGGGCTGGGGAAGCTCAAGGACTACCTCAGCCACTTTGGGTACCTCCCGgagccatcttcttccttcagcGACGCCTTTGACGCCGACCTGGAGGCGGCCATAGCCACGTACCAGCGCAACTTCGGCCTCAACACCACTGGCGCCCTGGACCCCTCCACCGTGTCCCAGATGCTCGCCCCTCGCTGCGGCGTGGCAGACGTCATCAACGGCTCGTCCACCATGGACCGGAGCTCCAACGCCACGTCGGCCTCCGCACGTGGCAGACACCTGTACGCCTACTTCCCCGGCGGGCCCTCGTGGCCGCCGTTCAGGCGCGAGCTCCGGTACGCGATCACCGCGAGCTCCGCGATCTCCATTGACAAGGCCGCGCTGAGCGGCGTCTTCGAGCGGGCCTTCGCGCGGTGGGCCGCGGCGACGACGCTGCGGTTCGCGGAGGCGGAGTCCGCGGCCGACGCCGACATCACCATCGGGTTCTACGCGGGGGCCCACGGCGACGGGGAGGCCTTCGACGGCCCGCTCGGCACGCTGGCCCACGCCTTCTCCCCCACCGACGGCCGGTTCCACCTGGACGCGGCCGAGGCCTGGGCCGtgtccggctccggcggggACGACTCCTCCGGTGGGCCGGGCTCGGCGTCGGTGGACCTGGAGTCGGTGGCCGTCCACGAGATCGGGCACTTGCTGGGCCTGGGCCACTCGTCGGTGCAGGGCGCCATCATGTACCCGACGATCCGGACCGGGACGAGGAAAGTAGAGCTGCGGCAGGACGACGTGGAAGGGATCCAGAGCTTGTATGGGAGTAATCCGGACTTCAAGGGCGGCGTCGCGCCGACTTCGCCGTCGACGAGTAGCAGGGAGACGGACAGCAGCTTGGGCGCGGTGGGTGCCAGGCCGGGGATCGTCAGTGGAGGAGTTGGGGGAGTCGTTGTGGCAGTTGGTCTGCTGCTTCTGCAGATGCTACTAACACTGTAG
- the LOC100841037 gene encoding uncharacterized protein LOC100841037 translates to MAGSSSSFGTSWADQWDYGSDPSPRADHGKKQGGGVEKTKAAAATGLKKVKEGTAHGFQWIKDKCQKKKQGQGSQGSGIAAGY, encoded by the coding sequence ATGGCGGGGAGTAGTAGCTCGTTCGGCACGTCGTGGGCGGACCAGTGGGACTACGGGAGCGACCCCAGCCCGCGGGCCGATCACGGCAAGaagcagggcggcggcgtggagaagaccaaggcggcggcggcgacggggctGAAGAAGGTGAAGGAGGGCACGGCGCACGGCTTCCAGTGGATCAAGGACAAGtgccagaagaagaagcaaggaCAGGGCAGCCAGGGGTCCGGCATAGCTGCCGGGTATTGA
- the LOC100840736 gene encoding uncharacterized protein LOC100840736, whose protein sequence is MKRLLVHGGRGMDCYPSRSLVGKSSVLPALGNNVLPRYHSTERHDDTVTGGEIGEKARTTAEEFLKIAKEKTDEVSEGAKETMQETKEAVFGESDDEKDKFKQRVEEGRYHQK, encoded by the exons ATGAAGAGGCTTCTTGTTCATGGGGGGAGGGGAATGGATTGCTATCCCTCCAGGAGTCTGGTGGGCAAATCCTCTGTCCTGCCTGCGCTTGGCAACAACGTTCTGCCCAGG TATCACTCGACCGAGAGACACGACGACACGGTGACCGGCGGTGAAATCGGAGAGAAGGCAAGGACGACAGCAGAGGAGTTCCTGAAGATAGCCAAGGAAAAGACCGACGAGGTCAGCGAGGGCGCAAAGGAGACGATGCAGGAGACCAAGGAAGCGGTGTTCGGGGAGTCGGACGACGAGAAGGATAAGTTCAAACAGAGGGTTGAGGAGGGGAGGTACCATCAGAAATAA